In the Candidatus Eisenbacteria bacterium genome, one interval contains:
- the mazG gene encoding nucleoside triphosphate pyrophosphohydrolase, which produces MEERKDAGDLFAELVEMVAHLRGPNGCPWDRKQTYETIRPHFLEEAHEAAEALARGDFDEFREEIGDTLFLAAFLVRIAEEEGRFGISDSLRAILEKMRRRHPHVYGDAGGRNEREVLVSWEEAKRAEKGKNERESILDGIPASLPALLRARRVQQKAANIGFDWPDAEPVLEKIEEELRELAEARARGEREAVVEEIGDLFFSVVNLARLLEVDPEVALNRATGKFRDRFRRIENSIDAADPPPLEVLDRLWNEAKKKQGESTP; this is translated from the coding sequence ATGGAAGAGCGAAAAGACGCGGGCGATCTCTTCGCGGAGCTCGTCGAGATGGTGGCCCATCTGCGCGGGCCGAACGGATGCCCGTGGGATCGGAAGCAGACCTACGAGACGATCCGGCCCCACTTCCTCGAGGAGGCGCACGAGGCGGCGGAGGCGCTCGCCCGCGGCGACTTCGACGAGTTCCGCGAGGAGATCGGCGATACGCTTTTTCTCGCGGCGTTTCTCGTCCGCATCGCCGAGGAGGAAGGACGCTTCGGCATCTCCGACTCCCTCCGCGCGATCCTCGAGAAGATGCGGCGCCGCCACCCGCACGTCTATGGCGACGCGGGCGGCAGAAACGAGCGCGAGGTGCTCGTCTCTTGGGAAGAGGCGAAGCGCGCCGAAAAGGGGAAGAACGAGCGCGAGTCGATCTTGGACGGGATCCCCGCTTCTCTCCCCGCGCTTCTCCGGGCGAGGCGCGTGCAGCAGAAGGCGGCGAACATCGGCTTCGACTGGCCGGACGCGGAACCGGTCCTCGAGAAGATCGAGGAGGAGCTTCGCGAGCTCGCCGAAGCGAGAGCCCGCGGCGAGAGAGAGGCGGTCGTCGAGGAGATCGGCGACCTCTTCTTCTCGGTCGTCAACCTCGCGAGGCTCCTCGAGGTCGATCCCGAAGTCGCTCTGAACCGCGCGACGGGCAAGTTCCGCGACCGCTTCCGCCGTATCGAGAACTCGATCGACGCCGCTGATCCTCCACCGCTCGAGGTTCTCGACCGCCTTTGGAACGAAGCGAAGAAGAAGCAAGGAGAAAGCACGCCGTGA